One part of the Flavobacterium johnsoniae UW101 genome encodes these proteins:
- a CDS encoding multiubiquitin domain-containing protein, with the protein MENSNNKSGHVEPNKHEDKNSGSVLKYVIEGKDYFTKDQYKTGKELKAEAGIPLETELYLSIRKPYSDELIDNDTKVNLARPETEYFFVKKKLHFTINKIPFIWYKQFINGAKIRELGNIDPNDDLYLDIKEGYEDDFITDDEIVDLARPGEEHFFSKPAKADFIIIVNAAPKEWKKRTISFQEVVVLAFGLYDDNPNKGYTVTYSRGHDPKPEGTMVKNSVVRVKHKMIFDVTATDKS; encoded by the coding sequence ATGGAAAACTCCAATAATAAAAGCGGTCATGTAGAACCAAATAAGCATGAGGATAAAAACTCAGGCTCTGTCCTTAAATATGTAATTGAAGGAAAAGACTATTTCACAAAAGACCAGTATAAGACCGGTAAGGAATTAAAAGCAGAAGCAGGTATTCCTCTTGAAACAGAACTTTACCTGTCCATACGCAAGCCTTACAGTGATGAATTAATTGATAACGATACGAAGGTCAATCTTGCCAGACCAGAAACAGAGTATTTTTTTGTGAAGAAGAAATTGCATTTCACCATAAACAAAATACCCTTTATTTGGTATAAGCAATTTATCAATGGTGCCAAGATTAGGGAATTAGGCAATATTGATCCCAATGACGATTTGTATCTCGACATCAAAGAAGGCTATGAAGATGATTTTATTACTGATGATGAGATTGTAGATCTTGCGCGCCCTGGTGAGGAACATTTTTTTTCCAAGCCAGCAAAGGCTGATTTCATAATTATTGTAAATGCAGCTCCAAAAGAATGGAAAAAAAGAACCATATCCTTTCAGGAAGTTGTTGTGCTGGCATTTGGATTGTATGATGATAATCCAAATAAGGGATACACGGTTACTTACAGTAGAGGTCATGATCCTAAACCAGAGGGAACGATGGTTAAGAATTCGGTGGTTAGGGTTAAACATAAAATGATTTTCGATGTCACAGCAACTGATAAGTCATAG
- a CDS encoding DUF6527 family protein, translating into MLQYRFVEFIPEILEDGVLYVSMEYCTAIHKCVCGCGNKVVTPISPTGWQLEFDGKSISLSPSIGNWNFDCQSHYWIKKNEIKHAIKWNQDEIQEGRDNDLKMKDDFYFSADKRLDKTEEILDKPKSRHWNLRHFFNFFYKF; encoded by the coding sequence ATGCTACAGTATAGATTCGTTGAATTTATACCGGAAATATTGGAAGACGGAGTCTTGTATGTTTCCATGGAATATTGTACAGCCATACACAAATGCGTGTGTGGCTGCGGCAATAAGGTAGTGACCCCAATTTCTCCTACTGGCTGGCAACTTGAATTTGACGGTAAATCGATCTCATTATCTCCTTCTATTGGAAACTGGAATTTTGATTGTCAATCGCATTATTGGATTAAAAAAAATGAAATTAAGCATGCAATAAAGTGGAATCAGGATGAAATACAAGAAGGCAGGGATAATGATTTGAAAATGAAAGATGATTTTTATTTTTCTGCAGATAAAAGATTAGATAAGACAGAAGAAATATTAGATAAGCCCAAGTCGAGACATTGGAACTTAAGGCACTTTTTTAATTTTTTTTATAAATTTTAA
- a CDS encoding AAA family ATPase, with product MYTEILRIIEGGLSKDSSKVYSYAKLLADKVMKDGDEKMSKMILKVIEKKEPSVAVTMDELLTVPVDHESRMSIVDIEIPNKNASPIVLPPLMHNKILDFISAVKHQNKLIGHGIETSNTLLLYGMPGGGKTTLARYISQQTGLPLVIARFDAIVSSLLGNTGKNIRKIFDFADNKPCILFLDEFDAIAKARDDQHELGELKRVINSLLQNIDSFSSSNILIAATNHPELLDKAIWRRFNHVIEVGMPKENEISELLKEFVNDFKTDFFDDKKKYDRLIKLLEGKSPSDIKTIVNNSKSQVIIHEKEVLTYDELLFEIFEFNNHGSFSYDKMIEFLNDNGISQTAIADKMNVSLRQVRNYLNK from the coding sequence ATGTACACTGAAATATTAAGAATCATAGAAGGAGGATTGTCGAAAGACTCTAGCAAAGTTTATAGTTATGCTAAGCTTCTTGCTGATAAAGTCATGAAAGACGGTGATGAAAAGATGTCAAAAATGATTTTAAAAGTAATCGAGAAAAAAGAGCCCAGTGTGGCTGTGACTATGGATGAGTTATTGACTGTGCCTGTAGATCATGAAAGCAGAATGAGTATTGTTGATATTGAGATTCCAAATAAAAACGCCAGTCCAATTGTGCTGCCCCCATTGATGCACAATAAAATTTTGGATTTTATAAGTGCAGTTAAGCATCAGAATAAGTTAATTGGACACGGAATCGAAACTTCTAATACTTTGTTGTTGTATGGTATGCCTGGAGGCGGAAAGACAACTCTTGCGAGATATATTTCTCAGCAGACAGGCCTGCCTTTAGTTATTGCAAGATTTGATGCAATTGTATCTTCTCTACTTGGGAATACCGGAAAAAATATCAGAAAAATATTTGATTTTGCTGATAATAAACCCTGTATTTTGTTTTTAGATGAATTTGATGCAATTGCAAAAGCACGAGACGACCAGCATGAACTTGGTGAGTTAAAAAGGGTAATAAATAGTTTATTACAGAATATTGATAGTTTTTCATCAAGTAACATACTTATTGCGGCAACAAATCATCCTGAATTATTAGATAAAGCGATTTGGAGAAGATTTAATCATGTAATAGAGGTCGGAATGCCAAAGGAAAATGAAATCAGTGAATTATTAAAAGAGTTTGTAAACGATTTTAAAACTGATTTTTTTGATGATAAAAAGAAATACGACAGACTAATAAAATTATTGGAGGGTAAATCCCCATCAGATATAAAAACAATAGTTAATAATTCAAAGTCACAGGTTATTATTCATGAGAAAGAGGTACTAACTTATGATGAGCTACTTTTTGAAATTTTTGAATTTAATAATCACGGATCTTTTTCTTATGACAAAATGATTGAATTTTTAAATGATAATGGTATTTCACAAACAGCAATTGCAGATAAAATGAATGTTTCATTAAGACAGGTAAGAAATTATCTAAATAAATAA
- a CDS encoding S8 family peptidase: protein MATERNLPIKFFQKREKDESGTEGAGGGPMPKWVNKDNIAGKSIIFREKLIEVDQLLKRKVSSDNYTPTVLRLKVNEDALAKRFRKEIALIFNVDKKLNLIGFNSESELLVKVDNARDVKKMIDNFAKADQNFISDSIIMGIDAIENIEVYHPLINVNPNTESKIKVKLFNYGDSELNRILIQNFESFCQNNDIDAEQTVYSADLNIYSIASITEDALDLLQDFDGIQMITEMPTYDITFDEMIGEDEIPIKYPKAGKEYPIVGILDSGVANIPHFEPWLENDRSTYFIDDVINKGHGTFVAGVLLYGDDFQGNKYTGLEGCKIYEAIVIADKNKQAISEDELIENIRDAVSRNNHIKIWNLSLGTATEADLYEFSDFGKALDEIQDHNDVLICKSAGNCENFKFKAPKSRIANSADTVRGLVVGSISHDQNATDQVGKHNPSPFSRKGPGPSYTIKPDLTHIGGNAGLNSRNTAIYNTVKSFSTSGGVAHNVGTSFSTPRITAIAAGLNFKLNEMFSPTLLKGLIIHSAKYPDEMKMELAEKLNHAGFGLPTNIDDILYNEPNEITLILQDNLEKGSFIDILDFPFPQSMIDEDGYYYGEVTVTLVTSPILEVSQGVEYCQSNIDVMFGSYDTKVARDITQKTIKNPIGADNRQNLLAPNLYSRKTHKSVTDKFSTERMLISYGNKFQPVKKWCVNFDDFTPANKEHYLKGPKNWYLKLEGLFRHYTEAKAEAQNFTPSQEFCCIITIKDTKKRGNIYNEVTQLLNSFSFIHGNVKIRQEVEVRVDNKN, encoded by the coding sequence ATGGCAACCGAAAGAAATTTACCAATTAAGTTTTTCCAGAAAAGAGAAAAAGATGAATCCGGAACTGAAGGTGCCGGAGGAGGTCCTATGCCTAAATGGGTAAATAAGGACAACATCGCTGGAAAATCTATAATTTTTAGAGAGAAATTGATTGAGGTTGACCAGCTTTTGAAACGAAAAGTAAGTTCGGATAATTATACTCCAACTGTTTTAAGACTTAAAGTCAACGAAGACGCACTTGCCAAGAGATTTCGTAAAGAAATAGCTTTGATCTTCAATGTGGATAAAAAACTTAATTTAATAGGTTTCAATTCAGAAAGTGAATTACTGGTTAAAGTGGACAATGCACGTGATGTTAAGAAGATGATCGATAATTTTGCAAAAGCAGATCAGAATTTTATTTCAGATTCAATTATAATGGGTATCGATGCTATTGAGAATATTGAAGTTTATCATCCATTAATTAATGTTAATCCAAATACCGAATCTAAGATAAAAGTTAAGCTGTTTAATTATGGAGACAGTGAATTAAATAGAATTCTTATCCAGAACTTTGAATCTTTCTGCCAAAACAATGATATTGATGCAGAACAAACTGTTTATTCTGCAGACCTCAACATATATAGTATCGCTTCTATTACTGAAGATGCTCTTGATTTGCTGCAGGATTTCGATGGAATACAAATGATAACAGAAATGCCTACTTATGACATTACTTTTGATGAAATGATCGGTGAAGACGAAATTCCCATAAAATATCCAAAAGCTGGAAAAGAATATCCGATAGTAGGGATACTGGATTCGGGTGTGGCAAACATTCCGCATTTCGAGCCATGGTTGGAGAATGACCGCAGCACTTATTTTATTGATGATGTTATTAATAAGGGGCATGGAACTTTTGTTGCAGGCGTACTGTTGTATGGAGATGATTTCCAGGGTAATAAATATACCGGTCTTGAAGGGTGCAAAATTTATGAGGCTATCGTTATTGCAGATAAAAACAAACAGGCTATTTCTGAAGATGAGCTCATTGAAAACATCAGGGATGCGGTAAGCAGAAATAATCATATAAAAATTTGGAATCTCTCACTTGGTACTGCTACAGAAGCAGATTTATATGAGTTTTCAGATTTTGGAAAAGCATTGGATGAAATTCAGGATCACAACGATGTGCTGATTTGCAAATCGGCAGGAAATTGTGAAAATTTTAAATTCAAAGCACCAAAATCAAGAATCGCTAATTCAGCTGATACGGTTAGAGGGCTGGTAGTGGGATCGATTTCACATGATCAGAATGCAACGGATCAGGTAGGAAAGCATAATCCTTCGCCTTTTTCCAGAAAAGGTCCCGGGCCTTCCTATACGATAAAGCCTGATCTTACTCATATTGGAGGAAATGCAGGTTTGAATTCTAGAAATACTGCAATTTACAATACTGTTAAGTCATTTTCGACCTCTGGAGGGGTAGCTCATAATGTCGGTACAAGTTTTTCGACACCGCGTATTACAGCTATTGCTGCGGGTTTAAATTTTAAGCTAAACGAAATGTTTAGCCCAACGCTGCTTAAGGGCTTAATCATACATTCTGCGAAATATCCAGATGAGATGAAGATGGAGCTTGCGGAAAAATTAAATCATGCCGGATTTGGTCTGCCTACCAATATTGATGATATCTTGTATAATGAACCAAATGAGATTACATTAATTCTGCAGGATAACTTAGAAAAGGGAAGCTTTATTGATATTTTGGATTTTCCATTTCCTCAGAGTATGATTGATGAGGATGGATATTATTATGGAGAAGTTACAGTTACGCTGGTAACTTCTCCAATTCTCGAAGTTTCACAAGGAGTAGAATACTGCCAAAGTAATATAGATGTTATGTTTGGCAGTTATGATACTAAAGTAGCCAGGGACATTACCCAGAAAACGATTAAAAACCCAATTGGAGCAGATAATCGACAAAATCTTTTGGCGCCTAATCTTTATTCACGAAAAACGCATAAATCTGTAACGGATAAATTTTCAACAGAGCGTATGCTTATTTCTTACGGAAATAAATTTCAGCCGGTCAAAAAGTGGTGCGTTAATTTTGATGATTTCACTCCTGCCAATAAAGAGCATTATTTAAAAGGCCCTAAAAACTGGTATTTAAAACTCGAAGGTTTGTTCAGACATTATACCGAGGCGAAGGCAGAAGCTCAGAATTTTACACCTAGTCAGGAATTTTGCTGCATAATAACAATAAAAGACACAAAGAAGCGCGGTAATATTTATAATGAAGTTACTCAGCTATTGAATAGTTTTAGCTTTATCCATGGCAATGTTAAAATTAGACAAGAAGTTGAAGTGAGAGTTGATAATAAAAATTAA
- a CDS encoding sensor histidine kinase — translation MNRKKLLSKTTRDFLVLAAVILLICAPIFYFVSQWLFIYETEEVLVQHKNAFINQSSRNFTPEDIKTWNRYNLHFTIMPDMGVTRDSIVGTVIEDSTAEEKEPFRIIYAPVEIAGKKYTYTEKIHLLEMERMVFTIAGMFTFILLVLFIGIVWLSKKTASKRWKPFYDTLDQIHEFEIDKNKPPHFLETDIDEFERLNRSLEALIEKNTAIYKSQREFVENAAHELQTPLALFQNKIDTLFQMRLDKDQTRVLGALSRDVAKLNRLNKNLLLLSKIEHEIYLEKTCISVNGHIEKHLDFFTEQAGQKWVAINVQLSQRLEIEANPVLAEILINNLVLNAIRHNRTEGNIIIRTLDRELMVLNTGKAEPLPIEKLFGRFFSGGASANGSGLGLAIIRKITEISGWKISYSYYNDFHCFSVKF, via the coding sequence ATGAATCGTAAAAAACTGCTCAGCAAAACCACGCGCGATTTTCTCGTGCTTGCCGCCGTCATCCTTCTAATCTGCGCTCCGATCTTCTACTTTGTCAGCCAGTGGCTTTTCATCTACGAAACCGAGGAGGTCCTCGTGCAGCATAAAAACGCATTCATTAACCAGTCCAGCCGCAATTTCACTCCCGAAGACATCAAGACCTGGAACAGGTACAACCTGCATTTCACCATTATGCCCGATATGGGCGTCACCAGGGATTCCATTGTGGGCACCGTGATCGAAGACTCGACAGCGGAAGAGAAGGAGCCGTTCCGCATCATATACGCCCCTGTGGAAATTGCCGGCAAAAAATACACCTATACCGAAAAGATCCACCTGCTGGAAATGGAAAGGATGGTTTTCACCATCGCAGGCATGTTCACCTTTATCCTTCTGGTGCTTTTCATCGGCATTGTATGGCTCTCCAAAAAGACGGCCTCCAAACGGTGGAAGCCCTTCTATGACACCCTGGACCAGATCCATGAATTTGAGATCGACAAGAACAAGCCCCCCCATTTCCTGGAGACTGACATCGACGAATTTGAACGCCTGAACAGAAGCCTTGAGGCACTGATCGAAAAAAATACGGCCATCTATAAAAGCCAGCGGGAGTTTGTCGAAAATGCGGCCCATGAGCTTCAGACCCCCCTGGCACTGTTCCAGAACAAGATCGACACCCTTTTCCAGATGAGGCTCGACAAGGACCAGACACGCGTGCTGGGAGCCTTGAGCAGGGATGTGGCAAAGCTCAACAGGCTCAACAAAAATCTGCTGCTGCTATCCAAAATAGAGCATGAGATCTATCTGGAAAAAACCTGCATCTCGGTCAATGGGCATATAGAAAAGCATCTGGACTTCTTTACCGAGCAGGCCGGCCAGAAATGGGTCGCCATCAATGTGCAGCTGTCCCAAAGGCTCGAAATAGAAGCCAACCCGGTCCTTGCCGAAATCCTGATCAACAACCTGGTGCTTAACGCCATCCGCCATAACCGCACCGAGGGAAATATCATAATCAGGACGCTGGACCGCGAGCTGATGGTCCTCAACACCGGAAAGGCCGAACCGCTTCCCATTGAGAAGCTCTTCGGGCGCTTTTTCAGCGGCGGCGCCTCGGCAAACGGCAGCGGGCTGGGTCTGGCCATCATCAGGAAGATAACCGAGATAAGCGGCTGGAAGATCTCCTACTCCTATTATAACGATTTCCACTGCTTCAGCGTAAAATTCTAG
- a CDS encoding response regulator transcription factor, with amino-acid sequence MKILIIEDEQDIAQSIQSYFKDNGVKCETAHNYVQAIHKIDNYDYDCILLDLGLPDGDGFDILRELRSKDKTDGVIIISAKETLETRLESFSLGADDYLTKPFHLAELLVRMQALVRRRNFKGSNSVVFQEIRIEVFTKTVLVNGQKLELTRKELNLLLFLIGNNDKVLSKAAIAEHLSGDMADMLDSHDFIYAHIKNLKKKLAKAGSGDYIKTVYGEGYKWEK; translated from the coding sequence ATGAAAATTTTAATCATAGAAGACGAACAGGATATCGCTCAAAGCATACAGAGCTATTTCAAGGACAACGGCGTAAAATGCGAAACGGCGCACAATTATGTGCAGGCCATCCATAAGATCGACAATTATGACTACGACTGCATACTTCTTGATCTTGGCCTTCCCGACGGGGACGGTTTTGACATCCTCAGGGAGCTGCGAAGCAAAGACAAGACCGACGGGGTGATAATCATTTCGGCAAAAGAGACCCTGGAAACAAGGCTGGAAAGCTTCAGCCTTGGCGCCGACGACTACCTCACCAAACCCTTCCACCTTGCCGAACTGCTGGTAAGGATGCAGGCGCTGGTGCGCCGCAGGAACTTCAAGGGTAGCAACAGCGTGGTGTTCCAGGAGATCAGGATTGAAGTGTTCACCAAAACCGTGCTGGTCAATGGCCAAAAGCTCGAACTGACCAGAAAGGAGCTCAACCTTCTGCTGTTCCTGATCGGCAACAATGACAAGGTCCTCTCAAAGGCAGCCATCGCCGAGCACCTATCGGGCGACATGGCCGATATGCTCGACAGCCATGACTTCATATATGCGCACATCAAAAACCTCAAAAAGAAACTCGCCAAAGCCGGATCGGGCGACTACATTAAAACCGTTTACGGCGAAGGATACAAATGGGAAAAATGA
- a CDS encoding diacylglycerol/lipid kinase family protein, with protein sequence MTYIHFIINPVSGAGRHSMPDFYIRQFFPSDRYKIRTDYTMSRKHALVLTQKALEHNPDIIVACGGDGTVNEVASCLIGTDVKLGIIPLGSGNGLASHLNIPHEIGKSLEVIREGRKIRIDAGRINQHYFFSNTGIGIDAMIIRKYEHSGKRMLFAYVKAAVAAAFEYRAQPAIVSFDDRVIPIRPFIVFVSNSNEMGYNMTLTPDAMLTDGKLDLVLIPELSFFEKIALGYRILTRSVSRFKKAQHHLVQSLQIEMPMKIFTDAQIDGEHYKLRTNICRISAEPAALSVLV encoded by the coding sequence ATGACCTATATACATTTCATAATAAATCCGGTCTCCGGAGCAGGACGGCACAGCATGCCCGATTTTTACATCAGGCAGTTTTTTCCCTCTGACCGGTATAAGATCAGGACAGACTACACCATGAGCAGAAAGCACGCGCTTGTCCTCACGCAGAAGGCCCTCGAGCATAATCCCGACATTATCGTCGCCTGCGGAGGCGACGGAACCGTAAATGAGGTGGCTTCCTGCCTGATCGGCACCGATGTGAAGCTGGGAATCATCCCGCTGGGGTCGGGAAACGGCCTGGCCTCGCATCTGAACATACCGCATGAGATCGGAAAATCCCTTGAAGTGATCAGGGAAGGAAGGAAAATAAGAATAGATGCGGGAAGGATCAACCAGCATTATTTTTTCAGCAACACCGGCATCGGCATCGACGCCATGATCATCAGAAAGTACGAGCATTCCGGAAAAAGGATGCTTTTTGCCTATGTAAAGGCCGCAGTTGCGGCAGCCTTTGAGTACAGGGCACAGCCGGCCATCGTTTCTTTTGATGACAGGGTGATTCCCATCAGGCCTTTTATCGTTTTTGTTTCCAATTCCAATGAAATGGGCTATAATATGACCCTTACCCCCGATGCGATGCTGACCGACGGAAAACTTGACCTGGTGCTCATTCCCGAGCTTTCCTTTTTCGAAAAGATAGCCCTTGGATACCGCATCCTGACCCGTTCGGTGAGCAGATTCAAAAAGGCACAGCACCATCTGGTGCAGAGCCTGCAGATCGAAATGCCAATGAAGATCTTCACCGACGCGCAGATCGACGGGGAGCATTATAAATTAAGGACCAACATCTGCCGGATTTCGGCAGAGCCTGCCGCACTCAGCGTGCTGGTCTGA
- a CDS encoding ThiF family adenylyltransferase, with amino-acid sequence MSQQLISHSVDLKRLRDEGYEIEVNGGFLLVHHIPYLNDKREHLLGILVSTLTLKNNETTGVPDNHVIYFIGENPCNEDGSLITAIQHSNVDATLRDGITVNRSFSNKPAAGYPNYYEKVKRYADIISAPAKFLNPSLTEKTFKVITDHDNQGVFHYLDTNSSRANIDMLNNTFSNQKIAIIGLGGTGAYILDLVAKTPVAEVHIYDGDSFDQHNAFRSPGASSIEDLRANLKKAEFYGTTYSKMHRRIISHPYYVRKDIYSELDNMSYVFICVDKNSVRKSISDYLASKGISFIDVGLGVNVVGNKLMGAVRVTSATAEKSDHLPDRIFSEDNDNNDYVTNIQIADLNCLNAALAVIKWKKLSGFYVDLEGEHHSSYSIGVSKIFNEDATV; translated from the coding sequence ATGTCACAGCAACTGATAAGTCATAGTGTAGATCTGAAGCGTCTTAGAGACGAAGGATATGAAATTGAAGTAAATGGTGGATTTTTATTAGTCCACCATATACCTTATTTGAATGATAAGAGGGAACATCTTTTAGGAATATTGGTAAGTACATTGACCTTAAAGAACAATGAGACTACTGGCGTGCCTGATAATCATGTGATTTACTTCATTGGTGAGAACCCATGTAATGAAGACGGCTCCCTAATAACGGCTATTCAGCACAGTAACGTTGATGCAACGCTCCGTGATGGAATAACGGTGAATCGTTCTTTTTCTAATAAGCCTGCCGCAGGTTATCCTAATTACTATGAGAAGGTAAAACGTTATGCGGATATTATTTCGGCGCCAGCTAAATTTTTAAACCCCTCGCTTACCGAGAAGACATTTAAAGTTATAACTGATCATGATAATCAGGGTGTATTTCATTATTTGGATACTAATTCAAGCAGAGCAAATATAGATATGCTTAATAATACATTCTCTAACCAAAAGATAGCCATTATTGGTTTAGGCGGTACCGGAGCGTATATTTTAGATTTGGTAGCCAAAACACCAGTAGCCGAAGTGCATATCTATGATGGTGACAGTTTTGATCAGCATAATGCTTTCCGCTCGCCTGGTGCAAGCTCCATTGAAGATCTTCGTGCAAATTTGAAGAAGGCAGAGTTTTATGGTACAACCTATTCTAAAATGCACAGGAGAATAATTTCTCACCCTTACTATGTAAGGAAAGATATTTATAGCGAACTTGATAATATGTCTTATGTATTTATTTGTGTTGACAAAAACAGTGTCAGAAAATCTATATCTGATTATCTTGCAAGTAAAGGCATATCATTCATTGATGTAGGACTAGGGGTAAATGTGGTGGGTAATAAACTTATGGGAGCAGTTCGCGTAACATCCGCAACAGCAGAAAAAAGTGATCATTTGCCCGATAGGATATTTAGCGAGGACAATGATAATAATGATTATGTCACCAATATACAAATCGCGGATTTGAACTGTCTTAACGCTGCATTAGCGGTAATAAAATGGAAGAAGCTCAGTGGTTTTTACGTCGATCTGGAGGGGGAGCATCACAGTTCCTATTCAATTGGTGTTTCTAAAATTTTCAATGAAGATGCTACAGTATAG
- a CDS encoding LTA synthase family protein yields MGKLSIRTGRYALLVHFIAWFLLFSQLLRIILFIWQHGQVSQSLFDVIRTLLTGLFFDIGTIALISYPAVLYYTVFAGRWTGSLADRIVIWFFTALNVFILVFTFLAEITFWEEFRTRFNFIAVDYLIYTYEVIANIQESYPLPLLVSAVVIVTALVLFAFYRSRAFAAAFSRNTDIVKRVSILLLFTAAASFYITFISSSQAEWSANRYNSEISKSGIYSFFAAFRNNQMKYEQFYTSIENDRAFRIVKSKLADSTVSFATTGYSIHRSIKDAQSPLQRSNVVFILMESFSADFMAEFGNRQNLTPFLDSLAQKSVFFTNMYATGTRTVRGMEALTLCIPPTPGQSIVKRPENQDLYTISNVFSSKNYDCSFFYGGDGYFDNMNSYFGGNGFSIYDRGRGSVLSDRISTVRRNIADSEVTFENAWGICDEDIFNKMITTADQKHKQGKPFLNFVMTTSNHRPYTYPSGRIDIPSGTGREGAVKYADYALKRLFAEASKKPWYKNTVFIVVADHCASSAGKDEIDIANYHIPAFVVNMPQTASQKVDKQCSQIDLWPTVFSMFKWHYESDFFGRDILDPDFEQRAFLGTYRKLALMKGSRVMILSDQKKQAFYSWKKSDNSLSPLPMDRPFLEETIAWYQTADYLFTNKLLK; encoded by the coding sequence ATGGGTAAATTGTCTATCAGAACCGGCAGATACGCACTGCTGGTTCATTTTATTGCATGGTTTCTGCTGTTTTCGCAGCTGCTGCGCATCATCCTTTTTATCTGGCAGCATGGCCAGGTCTCGCAAAGCCTTTTTGATGTCATCCGCACGCTCCTTACAGGGCTTTTTTTTGATATCGGAACCATTGCGCTTATTTCTTATCCTGCCGTTCTCTACTATACCGTATTTGCGGGACGATGGACAGGCTCGCTGGCCGACAGGATCGTAATCTGGTTCTTTACGGCGCTGAATGTTTTCATACTGGTTTTCACCTTTCTGGCCGAAATCACCTTCTGGGAGGAATTCAGGACCCGCTTCAATTTTATTGCCGTGGACTACCTGATCTACACCTACGAGGTCATTGCCAATATACAGGAGTCCTATCCGCTGCCACTTCTCGTATCAGCTGTCGTGATAGTTACCGCACTTGTGCTTTTTGCCTTTTACAGATCAAGAGCCTTTGCCGCCGCATTCTCCCGCAACACGGACATAGTGAAGAGGGTTTCCATATTGCTGCTCTTCACGGCGGCGGCATCCTTTTATATCACTTTTATCTCCAGCAGCCAGGCAGAATGGTCCGCCAACCGTTACAATTCCGAAATTTCCAAATCGGGGATCTATTCCTTTTTTGCCGCTTTCCGCAATAACCAGATGAAGTACGAACAGTTTTACACCTCCATCGAAAATGACCGCGCGTTCAGAATCGTCAAATCAAAACTGGCAGACAGCACGGTATCCTTTGCCACCACAGGCTACTCGATCCACCGCAGCATAAAGGATGCCCAGTCGCCGCTGCAGCGCAGCAACGTTGTCTTTATCCTCATGGAAAGCTTCAGTGCGGATTTTATGGCAGAATTCGGAAACAGGCAGAACCTGACCCCTTTCCTGGACAGCCTTGCCCAGAAGAGCGTCTTTTTCACCAACATGTACGCCACCGGAACCAGAACCGTGCGCGGTATGGAGGCGCTGACACTGTGCATACCGCCAACCCCGGGACAGTCGATTGTCAAAAGGCCTGAAAACCAGGATCTCTACACCATCAGCAATGTCTTCAGTTCCAAGAACTATGACTGCAGCTTTTTTTACGGAGGTGACGGCTACTTCGACAACATGAACTCCTATTTCGGGGGCAACGGCTTCAGCATTTATGACCGAGGGCGCGGAAGCGTGCTCAGCGACCGCATCAGCACGGTGAGGCGCAATATCGCAGACAGCGAGGTCACCTTCGAGAATGCATGGGGAATCTGCGATGAGGATATTTTCAATAAAATGATTACCACTGCCGACCAGAAGCATAAGCAGGGAAAACCGTTCCTGAATTTCGTGATGACCACCTCCAACCACAGGCCGTACACCTATCCTTCGGGCCGGATAGACATCCCGTCCGGCACGGGACGCGAGGGCGCCGTCAAATATGCCGACTATGCCCTGAAAAGGCTCTTTGCAGAAGCGTCCAAAAAGCCCTGGTACAAGAATACCGTCTTCATCGTCGTTGCCGACCACTGCGCCAGCAGCGCCGGAAAGGATGAGATAGACATTGCCAACTACCATATCCCAGCCTTTGTCGTGAATATGCCCCAAACGGCCAGCCAAAAAGTGGACAAGCAGTGCTCGCAGATCGATCTCTGGCCTACCGTCTTTTCGATGTTCAAATGGCACTACGAATCCGATTTCTTCGGCAGGGACATCCTTGACCCCGATTTCGAGCAGCGTGCCTTCCTGGGGACTTACCGCAAGCTCGCGCTCATGAAAGGCAGCCGGGTCATGATACTCTCCGACCAGAAGAAGCAGGCTTTCTACAGCTGGAAAAAATCGGACAACAGCCTGAGCCCCCTTCCGATGGACAGGCCCTTTCTTGAGGAGACCATCGCATGGTACCAGACCGCCGATTACCTTTTTACAAACAAACTTTTAAAATAA